The Streptosporangiales bacterium genome includes a window with the following:
- a CDS encoding LysR family transcriptional regulator, whose amino-acid sequence MRLVHLETLRAVLETGSLCGAAKQLGYTTSAVSQQIAALERTLGVPLFERGPRNLWPTAAAVQMGRHASAVLSRLAEAADDMRGYAGGHNGRQRVAAFTTVSSRVAPRALARTVTRFPDAELTLHDDDSADVALAVCEGTADLGLVFEYDLVPQTWPEELRTYPVLDEELVVLCHPEQYPANGAHIDVAELADAIWVTNREGSTGHENLVRLCAQFGFDPVVRYTSHDFDVVRGIVREGLGIALVPALALGTDPAIAMRRLRPDGPRRRVLAVHRATDLNPLVPAALETIHEAAREFTRWTTEALTVRIDSPLASAPAVVIGR is encoded by the coding sequence ATGAGGCTGGTGCACCTGGAGACGTTGCGGGCCGTACTCGAGACCGGGTCGCTCTGTGGCGCTGCGAAGCAGCTCGGGTACACGACGTCGGCCGTGTCGCAGCAGATCGCCGCACTGGAGCGGACGTTGGGCGTGCCGTTGTTCGAACGCGGTCCGCGCAACCTGTGGCCGACGGCTGCCGCCGTCCAGATGGGACGGCACGCCTCGGCCGTCCTGTCGCGGCTCGCGGAGGCTGCGGACGACATGCGCGGGTACGCCGGCGGGCACAACGGCAGGCAGCGGGTGGCCGCTTTCACGACGGTCAGCTCACGGGTGGCACCGAGGGCGCTCGCACGTACGGTCACGCGGTTCCCCGACGCCGAACTGACGCTGCACGACGACGACTCGGCCGACGTGGCGCTGGCGGTGTGCGAGGGGACGGCCGACCTCGGGCTGGTCTTCGAGTACGACCTCGTGCCGCAGACCTGGCCGGAGGAGTTGCGTACGTACCCCGTGCTCGACGAGGAGCTGGTCGTCCTCTGCCACCCCGAGCAGTATCCGGCGAACGGGGCGCACATCGACGTCGCCGAGCTCGCCGACGCGATCTGGGTGACGAACCGCGAGGGATCCACCGGGCACGAGAACCTGGTTCGGCTGTGCGCGCAGTTCGGTTTCGACCCGGTCGTCAGGTACACCAGCCACGACTTCGACGTCGTCCGCGGGATCGTCAGGGAGGGGCTCGGCATCGCCCTGGTGCCGGCCCTGGCCCTCGGCACCGACCCGGCCATAGCCATGCGCCGGCTGCGACCTGACGGTCCCCGCCGCAGGGTCCTGGCCGTCCACCGGGCCACCGACCTCAACCCGCTGGTCCCAGCCGCACTGGAGACCATCCACGAAGCCGCCCGCGAGTTCACCCGCTGGACCACAGAAGCACTCACCGTCCGCATCGACTCACCCCTCGCCTCCGCACCGGCGGTTGTTATTGGGCGGTGA